A region of Pseudomonas sp. Marseille-Q3773 DNA encodes the following proteins:
- a CDS encoding accessory factor UbiK family protein, producing MLAPKALLDALSDQASRLFSSDTAQPRAELESQFKVLMQGAFSKLDLVSRDEFDSQMVVLARTRARLEALEQQVAELEARLNPTSQDK from the coding sequence ATGCTCGCGCCCAAAGCCCTTCTCGACGCCCTGAGCGACCAGGCCTCGCGCCTGTTCAGCAGCGATACCGCCCAGCCCCGTGCCGAACTGGAAAGCCAGTTCAAGGTGCTGATGCAGGGTGCCTTCAGCAAGCTGGACCTGGTCAGCCGCGATGAATTCGACAGCCAGATGGTCGTACTGGCGCGCACCCGTGCCCGCCTCGAAGCCTTGGAGCAACAAGTAGCCGAGCTGGAAGCGCGGCTGAACCCGACATCACAGGACAAGTGA
- a CDS encoding gamma-glutamylcyclotransferase family protein produces MQPSDAYPVLLFSYGTLQDKAVQLANFGRELTGQADRMPGYRQDWVEITDPAVLATSGKTHHPIVSPSSQADDSVAGMVFQISEEELAAADRYEVADYKRIAVTLASGLTAWVYVGA; encoded by the coding sequence ATGCAGCCCTCCGATGCCTACCCGGTATTGCTGTTCTCCTACGGCACCTTGCAGGACAAGGCCGTACAACTGGCCAATTTCGGCCGTGAGCTGACCGGCCAGGCCGACCGCATGCCTGGCTACCGCCAGGACTGGGTCGAGATAACCGACCCGGCCGTGTTGGCGACCAGCGGCAAGACCCACCACCCCATCGTCTCCCCCAGCAGCCAGGCCGACGACAGCGTGGCCGGCATGGTCTTCCAGATCAGCGAAGAAGAGCTGGCGGCGGCTGACCGCTATGAAGTCGCCGACTACAAGCGCATCGCCGTCACCCTCGCGTCAGGGCTGACGGCCTGGGTCTATGTGGGCGCCTGA
- a CDS encoding HAD family hydrolase: MSIKLITFDLDDTLWDTAPVIASAEVVLRDWLEANAPILGGVPVEHLFAIRERLVQAEPGLKHRISALRRRVLFHALEEVGYSEKHAQELANEGFEVFLHARHQVEIFPEVQPVLEILRHHYTLGVVTNGNADVSRLGLADYFRFALCAEDLGIGKPDPAPFLEALRRGEVEASAAVHIGDHPGDDIAGAQRAGLRAVWFNPQGKAWAGEQAPDAEIQRLSQLPDVLARWRS, translated from the coding sequence ATGAGCATCAAGCTGATCACCTTCGACCTTGACGATACGCTGTGGGACACCGCGCCGGTGATTGCCAGCGCGGAAGTCGTGCTGCGCGACTGGCTCGAAGCCAATGCCCCGATCCTCGGTGGCGTTCCGGTGGAGCACCTGTTCGCCATTCGTGAGCGCCTGGTGCAGGCCGAACCCGGCCTGAAACACCGCATCAGCGCCCTGCGCCGACGGGTACTGTTCCATGCCCTGGAAGAAGTCGGCTACAGCGAAAAACATGCGCAGGAACTGGCCAACGAAGGCTTCGAAGTATTCCTGCATGCCCGCCACCAGGTCGAGATCTTCCCGGAGGTGCAGCCAGTGCTGGAGATCCTGCGCCACCACTACACCTTGGGCGTGGTCACCAACGGCAATGCCGACGTGAGCCGGCTGGGGCTGGCGGATTACTTCCGCTTCGCCCTGTGTGCCGAAGACCTCGGCATCGGCAAGCCTGACCCGGCGCCGTTCCTCGAAGCTCTGCGCCGTGGTGAAGTGGAAGCCAGTGCCGCCGTGCACATCGGCGATCACCCCGGCGACGACATCGCCGGCGCCCAGCGCGCCGGGCTGCGAGCGGTGTGGTTCAACCCGCAGGGCAAGGCCTGGGCGGGCGAACAGGCGCCGGATGCCGAGATCCAGCGCTTGTCGCAGCTACCCGACGTGCTAGCGCGCTGGCGCTCATAA
- the dapF gene encoding diaminopimelate epimerase, with product MLLRFTKMHGLGNDFMVLDLVSQHAHIQPKHAKQWGDRHTGIGFDQLLIVEAPNNPEVDFRYRIFNADGSEVEQCGNGARCFARFVLDKRLTAKKRIRVETKSGIIELDVQNDGQVSVDMGPPRFTPADIPFIADEQALSYPLEVDGQVYPIAALSMGNPHAVLRVDDVRSAPVHQLGPKIENHPRFPQRVNAGFLQVVDRHRANLRVWERGAGETQACGTGACAAAVAAISQGWMDSPVSLDLPGGRLHIEWAGPGKPVVMTGPAVRVYEGQVRL from the coding sequence ATGCTGCTGCGTTTTACCAAGATGCATGGGCTGGGCAACGACTTCATGGTCCTCGACCTGGTCAGCCAGCACGCGCACATCCAGCCCAAGCACGCCAAACAATGGGGCGACCGCCACACCGGCATCGGTTTCGACCAGCTGCTGATCGTCGAGGCGCCGAACAATCCGGAAGTGGACTTCCGCTACCGCATCTTCAATGCCGACGGCTCCGAGGTCGAGCAATGCGGCAACGGTGCGCGCTGCTTCGCCCGCTTCGTCCTGGACAAGCGCCTGACCGCGAAGAAGCGCATTCGCGTGGAAACCAAGAGCGGCATCATCGAACTGGACGTGCAGAACGACGGCCAGGTCAGTGTCGACATGGGTCCGCCACGCTTCACCCCTGCGGACATTCCCTTCATCGCCGATGAGCAGGCGCTGAGCTACCCACTGGAAGTCGACGGCCAGGTGTATCCGATTGCCGCCCTGTCCATGGGTAACCCGCATGCCGTGCTGCGGGTCGACGACGTGCGTAGTGCCCCTGTGCACCAGCTGGGGCCGAAAATCGAAAACCACCCACGCTTCCCGCAGCGAGTGAATGCCGGCTTCCTCCAGGTCGTCGACCGTCACCGCGCCAACCTGCGCGTGTGGGAACGCGGCGCGGGCGAAACCCAGGCCTGCGGCACCGGCGCCTGCGCCGCTGCCGTCGCGGCGATCAGCCAGGGTTGGATGGACTCCCCGGTGTCCCTCGACCTGCCCGGTGGCCGCCTGCACATCGAATGGGCCGGCCCCGGCAAGCCCGTGGTGATGACCGGCCCAGCCGTACGCGTCTACGAAGGACAGGTTCGTCTCTAA
- a CDS encoding DUF1289 domain-containing protein, with the protein MSSAPARPPRPLYSNVSPAVPSPCISVCRLDEQRICTGCHRHVEHIREWRSADDERRRQICREAQALRDRAKAH; encoded by the coding sequence ATGAGCAGTGCCCCGGCCCGGCCGCCCAGGCCGCTCTACAGCAACGTCAGCCCTGCCGTGCCGTCGCCGTGCATCAGCGTGTGCCGGCTGGACGAGCAGCGTATCTGCACCGGCTGCCACCGGCATGTAGAGCACATTCGCGAATGGCGCTCGGCCGATGACGAGCGGCGCCGGCAGATCTGCCGCGAGGCCCAGGCCCTGCGCGATCGGGCTAAGGCACACTGA
- the rnk gene encoding nucleoside diphosphate kinase regulator: MSTKPSLILTRLDVQRLERLIDSLDESTPGVLALMGELDRAEQVVGHEEVPAGVVTMNSRVHCREEASGKDYHLTLVYPKDAGPEGRVSVLAPIGCALLGLSVGEQIDWPAPGGKTLKLKLLEVEYQPEAAGDFDL, encoded by the coding sequence ATGAGCACCAAGCCTTCCCTCATCCTCACCCGATTGGACGTACAGCGTCTGGAGCGTCTGATCGACAGCCTCGACGAGAGTACGCCGGGTGTGCTTGCCTTGATGGGCGAGCTGGACCGTGCCGAGCAGGTGGTCGGTCATGAGGAAGTACCGGCTGGCGTGGTGACCATGAATTCGCGCGTGCATTGCCGTGAGGAAGCCAGCGGCAAGGATTACCACCTGACCCTGGTGTATCCGAAGGATGCCGGGCCTGAGGGCAGGGTGTCGGTCCTTGCGCCGATTGGTTGTGCCTTGCTGGGGTTGTCGGTGGGCGAGCAGATCGACTGGCCGGCGCCAGGCGGCAAGACCCTCAAGCTGAAGCTGCTGGAAGTCGAGTACCAGCCGGAAGCGGCGGGCGATTTCGATCTTTGA
- the xerC gene encoding tyrosine recombinase XerC has translation MERQLEAYCAHLRNERQVSEHTLLGYRRDLDKVVAYCKEHGIAGWQALQIQQLRQLIARQHHQGQSSRSLARLLSAVRGLYRYLNREGLCQHDPASGLSAPKGERRLPKVLDTDRALQLLDGGVDDDFIARRDQAMLELFYSSGLRLSELTNLDLDHLDLAAGLVQVLGKGSKTRVLPVGRKAREALQAWFRLRGIGNPRDRAVFITRQGNRISPRAVQQRVKVAGERELGQHLHPHMLRHSFASHVLESSQDLRAVQEMLGHADIGTTQIYTHLDFQHLAAVYDSAHPRAKRSKGTDS, from the coding sequence ATGGAACGCCAGCTGGAGGCTTATTGCGCACACCTGCGCAACGAGCGCCAGGTTTCCGAACATACCCTGCTGGGCTACCGCCGTGACCTGGACAAGGTTGTCGCCTACTGCAAGGAACATGGCATTGCCGGCTGGCAGGCGCTGCAGATTCAGCAACTGCGCCAGCTGATCGCCCGCCAGCACCATCAGGGCCAGTCCTCGCGCAGCCTGGCGCGGCTGTTGTCGGCGGTGCGCGGCCTGTACCGCTATCTCAACCGCGAAGGCCTGTGCCAGCATGACCCGGCCAGCGGCCTGAGCGCGCCCAAGGGCGAACGCCGGTTGCCCAAGGTCCTGGACACCGACCGCGCCCTGCAGCTACTGGATGGAGGCGTCGACGACGATTTCATCGCTCGCCGTGACCAGGCCATGCTCGAACTGTTCTATTCATCGGGCCTGCGCCTGTCTGAGCTGACCAACCTCGACCTCGATCACCTCGACCTCGCTGCCGGCCTGGTGCAGGTGCTGGGCAAGGGCAGCAAGACGCGCGTATTGCCAGTAGGTCGCAAGGCCCGCGAAGCGCTGCAGGCCTGGTTCCGCCTGCGCGGCATCGGTAACCCGCGCGACCGGGCGGTGTTCATTACCCGCCAGGGCAACCGCATCAGCCCAAGGGCGGTCCAGCAACGGGTGAAGGTGGCTGGCGAGCGCGAGCTGGGCCAGCACCTGCACCCGCACATGCTTCGCCATTCCTTCGCCAGCCATGTGCTGGAATCGTCCCAGGACCTGCGCGCAGTGCAGGAGATGCTCGGCCATGCCGACATCGGCACCACACAGATCTACACCCACCTGGACTTCCAGCACCTGGCCGCGGTGTACGACAGCGCCCACCCTCGGGCCAAACGCAGCAAAGGCACAGACTCATGA
- a CDS encoding DUF4034 domain-containing protein — protein sequence MQTLSRTRQVIRELVQANAFTELNRFFDSLEGQWRQAPPGEFPDYFAAIQGHLLAGLDCQGDRALSQVLRAWIEACPKAYHPQVVMGLHCFQRACQVQASGRRNAVRSLAVEQICETATAHLLRAMERSPQPVAAAIGMLHISAQFGEPGWLVELFQGQPARFRPSARADVEVQEAAAPFLVKHGLQPLAELPQALPACLGRRADSESKDTRHYWLRYAMAARPGCFEAVQALALYLQPRRGASLEAIELLANGPLCEAWDETLRNALRWMPVEDRLTLPDADQLQAVIEWQQVFEAWSQRPLRPRERAILLAWRGALRSHALHDHVGGMGDIAASFACQADHAAIPAMSEPFRCLVERLVLDGMADENQLLRTAIEHLCEGHSHAAAGALRAAGHRFGLWGLPRSAEQARAWAQIAVKRQCSGLAPGFGVLDVARLLWAGNRHEVACYLYERCAELNLPGAALALYELHHGELGETPEQYLDDEVAKYWLQRAVQAGSRQAKYHLARLRMDGDENLNDRSAMLATRQLLVDALGNAQTNAPARLHLGILLRRFGEPQERAEAVAYLLSLVEHPDAGIAGRASAELGLAWMQGRGTRKQSRFAAIEWVNRAATLQPEDSTIGEIQAKVLNSRNPVKTLFTQCGAALFRGTLHASELPPG from the coding sequence GTGCAAACGCTCAGCCGCACGCGCCAGGTAATACGCGAACTGGTGCAGGCCAACGCATTCACTGAACTCAATCGCTTTTTCGACAGCCTCGAAGGGCAATGGCGGCAGGCCCCGCCCGGTGAGTTTCCCGACTACTTTGCCGCTATCCAAGGGCACCTGCTGGCCGGCCTCGACTGCCAAGGCGACCGAGCCCTGAGCCAGGTGCTCAGGGCCTGGATAGAGGCTTGCCCCAAGGCTTATCACCCCCAGGTGGTGATGGGTTTGCACTGCTTCCAGCGCGCTTGCCAGGTGCAGGCCAGTGGCAGGCGCAACGCGGTGCGCTCGCTGGCCGTCGAGCAGATCTGCGAAACCGCCACCGCGCACCTGCTACGGGCCATGGAGCGCTCCCCCCAGCCCGTGGCCGCCGCCATTGGCATGCTGCACATCAGTGCGCAATTCGGTGAGCCTGGCTGGCTGGTCGAATTGTTCCAAGGCCAGCCGGCGCGTTTCCGCCCCAGTGCCCGTGCCGATGTGGAAGTGCAAGAAGCTGCAGCGCCGTTTCTGGTGAAGCATGGACTGCAGCCTCTGGCCGAGCTGCCGCAAGCGCTGCCGGCATGCCTGGGCCGACGGGCCGACAGCGAAAGCAAGGATACCCGCCACTACTGGTTACGCTACGCGATGGCCGCACGCCCCGGCTGCTTCGAAGCGGTCCAGGCCTTGGCGTTGTACCTGCAGCCGCGCCGGGGTGCCAGCCTGGAGGCGATCGAGCTGCTGGCCAATGGTCCGTTGTGCGAAGCGTGGGATGAGACGTTGCGTAATGCACTGCGCTGGATGCCTGTCGAAGATCGGCTGACACTGCCAGATGCCGATCAGCTGCAGGCTGTCATCGAGTGGCAGCAGGTGTTCGAAGCCTGGTCACAGCGCCCGCTAAGGCCAAGGGAGCGCGCCATCCTGCTGGCCTGGCGTGGGGCGTTGCGCAGCCATGCGTTGCATGACCACGTTGGCGGCATGGGAGATATCGCCGCGAGCTTTGCGTGCCAGGCTGATCACGCTGCCATTCCGGCCATGTCCGAGCCCTTTCGCTGTCTGGTCGAGCGGCTAGTGCTGGATGGCATGGCAGATGAAAATCAGCTGCTACGTACGGCCATCGAGCACTTGTGTGAGGGCCATTCGCATGCGGCGGCCGGTGCATTGCGGGCCGCCGGGCACCGCTTCGGCTTGTGGGGCTTGCCGCGTTCTGCCGAGCAGGCCAGGGCCTGGGCGCAGATTGCGGTAAAGCGCCAGTGCTCCGGCCTGGCGCCGGGCTTCGGGGTGCTCGACGTGGCACGGCTGCTGTGGGCGGGCAACCGGCATGAGGTGGCCTGCTATCTGTATGAGCGGTGCGCCGAGCTGAATCTGCCAGGGGCTGCCCTTGCCCTGTACGAATTGCATCACGGCGAGCTGGGCGAAACCCCTGAGCAATATCTGGATGATGAGGTGGCCAAGTACTGGCTGCAGCGTGCGGTGCAGGCTGGCAGCCGGCAAGCCAAATACCACCTGGCCCGCTTGCGCATGGATGGCGATGAAAACCTCAACGATCGCAGTGCCATGCTGGCAACCCGGCAGTTGCTGGTTGATGCGCTCGGCAATGCGCAGACCAACGCACCAGCGCGTCTGCACCTGGGGATCCTGTTGCGTCGGTTTGGCGAGCCCCAGGAGCGGGCCGAGGCGGTGGCCTACCTGCTGAGCCTGGTAGAGCACCCTGACGCGGGAATTGCCGGGCGGGCCAGCGCCGAGCTGGGGCTGGCCTGGATGCAGGGGCGCGGCACCCGTAAGCAAAGTCGCTTTGCCGCCATCGAATGGGTCAACCGGGCCGCGACTTTGCAGCCGGAGGATTCCACCATTGGCGAAATCCAGGCCAAGGTGCTCAATTCACGCAATCCGGTGAAGACGTTGTTCACCCAGTGTGGCGCGGCCTTGTTCCGCGGCACACTGCATGCCAGCGAGTTGCCGCCCGGGTGA
- the glnK gene encoding P-II family nitrogen regulator produces the protein MKLVTAIIKPFKLDDVRESLSEIGVQGITVTEVKGFGRQKGHTELYRGAEYVVDFLPKVKIDVAIDDKDLDRVIEAITKAANTGKIGDGKIFVVNLEQAIRIRTGETDTDAI, from the coding sequence ATGAAGCTAGTCACAGCCATCATCAAGCCGTTCAAGCTGGACGACGTGCGCGAGTCGTTGTCGGAAATCGGCGTGCAGGGCATCACCGTCACCGAAGTCAAAGGCTTCGGTCGGCAGAAAGGCCACACCGAACTGTATCGCGGTGCTGAATACGTGGTCGATTTCCTGCCCAAGGTGAAGATCGATGTCGCCATCGATGACAAGGACCTTGATCGGGTAATCGAAGCCATCACCAAGGCAGCCAACACCGGCAAGATCGGTGACGGCAAGATCTTCGTGGTGAATCTGGAGCAGGCGATCCGAATCCGTACCGGCGAAACCGATACCGACGCGATCTAA
- the lysA gene encoding diaminopimelate decarboxylase: MNAFNYRDGELFAEGVGLSAIAERYGTPTYVYSRAHIEAQYRSYTDALRGTEHLVCFAVKANSNLGVLNVLARLGAGFDIVSGGELERVLAAGGRADRVVFSGVGKTREDMRRALEVGVHCFNVESTDELERLQMVAAEMGKVAPVSLRVNPDVDAGTHPYISTGLKENKFGIAIADAEAIYVRAAQLPNLEVVGVDCHIGSQLTSVEPFLDALDRLLVLVDRLAECGIHLRHLDLGGGVGVRYRDEQPPLLADYIKAIRERIGDRDLALVFEPGRYIVANAGVLLTRVEYLKHTEHKDFAIVDAAMNDLIRPALYQAWMGVSAVTPREGEGRAYDLVGPICETGDFLAKDRVLNLAEGDLLAVQSAGAYGFVMSSNYNTRGRCAEILVDGDQAFEVRRRETIAELYAGESLLPE, translated from the coding sequence ATGAACGCTTTCAACTACCGCGACGGCGAGCTGTTCGCGGAGGGCGTGGGCCTGTCGGCCATCGCCGAACGTTACGGCACCCCTACCTACGTGTATTCGCGCGCCCACATCGAGGCCCAGTACCGTAGCTACACCGACGCCCTGCGAGGCACCGAGCACCTGGTATGCTTCGCGGTCAAGGCCAACTCCAACCTGGGTGTGCTGAACGTGCTGGCGCGCCTGGGCGCCGGTTTCGATATCGTCTCCGGCGGCGAGCTGGAGCGTGTGCTGGCCGCTGGCGGCCGCGCCGACCGCGTGGTGTTCTCCGGTGTCGGCAAAACCCGCGAGGACATGCGCCGTGCCCTGGAAGTCGGCGTGCACTGCTTCAACGTCGAATCCACCGACGAGCTGGAACGCCTGCAAATGGTGGCCGCCGAAATGGGCAAGGTCGCCCCGGTCTCGCTGCGGGTCAACCCGGACGTCGACGCCGGCACTCACCCGTACATCTCCACGGGCCTGAAGGAAAACAAGTTCGGCATCGCCATCGCCGACGCCGAGGCCATCTATGTGCGCGCCGCGCAGCTGCCGAACCTGGAAGTGGTCGGGGTCGACTGCCACATCGGTTCGCAGCTGACCAGCGTCGAGCCTTTCCTCGACGCCCTCGACCGCCTGCTGGTGCTGGTCGACCGCCTGGCCGAATGCGGTATCCACCTGCGCCACCTGGACCTTGGCGGCGGTGTCGGTGTGCGCTATCGCGATGAACAGCCACCCCTGCTGGCCGACTACATCAAGGCCATCCGCGAGCGCATCGGCGACCGCGACCTGGCCCTGGTGTTCGAGCCAGGTCGCTACATCGTGGCCAATGCCGGCGTGCTGCTGACCCGCGTGGAATACCTCAAGCACACCGAACACAAGGACTTCGCCATCGTCGATGCGGCAATGAACGACCTGATCCGCCCGGCCCTGTACCAGGCCTGGATGGGCGTCAGCGCGGTCACCCCGCGCGAGGGTGAAGGCCGTGCCTACGATTTGGTCGGGCCGATCTGCGAGACCGGTGACTTCCTTGCCAAGGACCGTGTGCTGAACCTGGCCGAAGGTGATCTGCTGGCTGTTCAGTCTGCGGGCGCCTATGGTTTTGTCATGAGCTCCAACTACAACACCCGCGGCCGTTGCGCTGAAATCCTGGTCGACGGCGACCAGGCCTTCGAAGTTCGCCGCCGCGAGACCATTGCCGAATTGTACGCTGGCGAAAGCCTGCTGCCGGAGTAA
- a CDS encoding lipoprotein — protein MKRLISSFAALVAVACLVSACGQKGPLYLPEDGDNGKAHKSHQHSPKAKPAPTSEQQPEQQPELQSEPEQSPAQ, from the coding sequence ATGAAGCGCCTGATTTCCTCCTTCGCGGCGCTGGTCGCTGTTGCCTGCCTCGTTTCGGCCTGCGGCCAGAAAGGTCCGCTGTACCTGCCTGAAGACGGCGATAACGGCAAAGCGCACAAGTCGCACCAGCACTCGCCAAAAGCCAAGCCGGCCCCGACGTCGGAACAGCAGCCGGAACAGCAGCCCGAGCTGCAGTCCGAGCCCGAGCAGTCGCCAGCGCAGTAA
- the cyaY gene encoding iron donor protein CyaY — protein MSLSEARFHDLVDATQQALEDLFDESGLDLDMENSAGVLTIKFDNGSTLIFSRQEPLRQLWLADRSGGFHFDYDEDSGKWVCEKSEELLGEMLERIVWERAGEKLDFDEI, from the coding sequence ATGAGTTTGAGTGAAGCGCGTTTCCATGATCTGGTCGACGCTACCCAACAGGCCCTGGAAGACCTGTTCGACGAGAGCGGCCTGGACCTGGACATGGAAAACTCGGCGGGTGTCCTGACCATCAAGTTCGACAACGGCAGCACGCTGATCTTCAGCCGCCAGGAGCCGCTGCGCCAGCTGTGGCTGGCGGACCGTTCCGGTGGGTTCCACTTCGACTACGACGAGGACAGCGGCAAGTGGGTGTGCGAGAAGAGCGAGGAGTTGCTCGGCGAAATGCTCGAACGCATCGTCTGGGAACGGGCCGGCGAAAAGCTGGACTTCGACGAGATCTGA
- a CDS encoding ammonium transporter, with product MTLRKIAGLGALLSLVMPGLALAEEAAPALNSGDTAWMLTATALVLFMTIPGLALFYGGMVRSKNVLSVMMQCFAITGLMSILWVVYGYSMAFDTTGMEKGVLNFNSFVGGFSKAFLSGVTPGNLTSATALFPEAVFITFQMTFAIITPALIVGAFAERMKFSAMLVFMGIWFTLVYAPIAHMVWSGDGALMWDWGVLDFAGGTVVHINAGVAGLVCCLVLGKRKGYPTTPMAPHNLGYTLVGAAMLWVGWFGFNAGSAAAANGTAGMAMLVTQIATAAAALSWMFAEWVGHGKPSALGIASGVVAGLVAITPAAGTVGPMGALVIGLAAGVICYFCATSLKRKLGYDDSLDAFGVHGIGGIVGAILTGVFAAPALGGFGTVTDIGMQVWIQAKGVILTVLYTAIVTYVILKVLDLVMGLRVNEEEESVGLDLAQHNERGYNL from the coding sequence ATGACTCTGCGTAAGATCGCAGGGCTAGGAGCCCTATTGTCCCTCGTAATGCCCGGGCTCGCCCTGGCTGAGGAAGCTGCCCCAGCGCTGAACTCCGGCGACACCGCCTGGATGCTGACCGCAACGGCGCTGGTGCTGTTCATGACCATTCCAGGCCTGGCCCTGTTCTATGGTGGCATGGTGCGTTCCAAGAACGTGCTGTCGGTGATGATGCAGTGCTTTGCAATCACTGGCCTGATGAGCATTCTGTGGGTCGTCTACGGCTACAGCATGGCCTTCGATACCACCGGTATGGAAAAGGGCGTGCTCAACTTCAATTCCTTCGTCGGTGGCTTCTCCAAGGCGTTCCTCAGCGGCGTCACGCCCGGGAACCTGACCTCGGCCACCGCGCTGTTCCCCGAGGCAGTGTTCATCACTTTCCAGATGACTTTCGCCATCATCACCCCGGCGCTGATCGTCGGGGCCTTCGCCGAGCGCATGAAGTTCTCCGCGATGCTGGTGTTCATGGGCATCTGGTTCACCCTGGTCTACGCGCCGATCGCCCACATGGTCTGGAGCGGTGACGGTGCGCTGATGTGGGACTGGGGCGTACTGGACTTCGCTGGCGGCACCGTGGTGCACATCAATGCTGGTGTCGCTGGCCTGGTCTGCTGCCTGGTGCTGGGCAAGCGCAAGGGCTACCCGACCACCCCGATGGCTCCGCACAACCTCGGCTACACCCTGGTCGGCGCGGCCATGCTGTGGGTCGGCTGGTTCGGCTTCAACGCGGGTTCGGCCGCTGCCGCCAACGGTACTGCGGGCATGGCCATGCTGGTGACCCAGATCGCGACTGCCGCCGCTGCACTGAGCTGGATGTTCGCCGAGTGGGTTGGCCACGGTAAACCGAGTGCGCTGGGTATCGCCTCGGGCGTGGTCGCCGGCCTGGTCGCGATTACCCCGGCTGCCGGTACCGTCGGCCCGATGGGCGCCCTGGTGATCGGGCTGGCCGCCGGTGTGATCTGCTACTTCTGCGCCACCAGCCTGAAACGCAAGCTGGGCTATGACGACTCGCTGGATGCCTTCGGCGTGCACGGCATCGGCGGTATCGTCGGCGCTATCCTCACCGGTGTGTTCGCGGCTCCGGCACTGGGTGGCTTCGGTACCGTGACCGACATCGGCATGCAGGTCTGGATCCAGGCCAAGGGCGTGATCCTGACCGTGCTCTACACCGCCATCGTCACCTATGTGATTCTCAAGGTGCTGGACCTGGTTATGGGCCTGCGGGTCAACGAAGAAGAAGAGTCGGTCGGCCTCGACCTGGCTCAGCACAACGAACGCGGCTACAACCTGTAA
- the sutA gene encoding transcriptional regulator SutA encodes MSDDDLENDDLEVGDEDEADDGLEAAADDVAEDAGDDDSSPAPTAKGKSKAAVSVDEMPSMEAKQKERDALAKAMEEFLARGGKVQEVEANVVADPPKKPDNKYGSRPI; translated from the coding sequence ATGAGCGACGACGATCTGGAAAATGATGACCTCGAAGTAGGCGACGAAGACGAGGCTGATGACGGCCTCGAAGCTGCGGCTGATGATGTCGCCGAAGATGCCGGCGATGATGACAGCAGCCCGGCACCCACTGCCAAGGGCAAGTCCAAGGCGGCTGTCTCGGTAGACGAGATGCCGAGCATGGAAGCCAAGCAGAAGGAACGTGATGCTCTGGCCAAGGCCATGGAAGAGTTCCTCGCTCGCGGCGGCAAGGTTCAGGAGGTCGAAGCCAACGTGGTCGCCGACCCACCCAAAAAGCCGGACAACAAGTACGGCAGCCGCCCTATCTGA
- a CDS encoding DUF484 family protein — translation MTDQPKVVPKQSAELDADAVVAYLRAHPTFFAEHDELLVEQRIPHQRGDSVSLVERQLKLLRDRNIEMRHRLSQLMDVARDNDRLFDKTRRLILDLLDAGSLEEVVMAVEDSLRQEFQVPFVSLILFGENVAPVGRWVSNAEAQQAIGALLGGGKTVSGNLREHELAFLFGEEQRREVGSSAVAALEYQGLHGVLAIGSRDPQHYKSSVGTLFLGYIAEVLGRVVPRVTQTLRPVR, via the coding sequence ATGACCGATCAGCCCAAGGTTGTACCCAAGCAGTCCGCCGAGCTCGATGCCGATGCGGTTGTCGCCTACCTGCGCGCCCACCCTACTTTCTTCGCCGAGCACGACGAACTGCTGGTCGAACAGCGCATCCCGCACCAACGCGGCGACAGCGTGTCGCTGGTCGAGCGCCAGCTCAAGCTGCTGCGCGACCGCAACATCGAAATGCGCCACCGCCTGTCACAACTGATGGATGTGGCCCGTGACAATGACCGGCTGTTCGACAAGACCCGTAGGCTGATCCTCGACCTGCTCGATGCCGGCAGCCTGGAGGAAGTGGTCATGGCAGTCGAAGACAGCCTGCGCCAGGAATTCCAGGTGCCCTTCGTCAGCCTGATCCTGTTCGGCGAGAACGTTGCGCCGGTCGGGCGCTGGGTCAGCAATGCCGAAGCGCAGCAGGCCATCGGCGCCCTGCTGGGCGGCGGCAAGACCGTCAGCGGCAACCTGCGCGAGCACGAGCTGGCCTTCCTGTTCGGCGAAGAACAGCGCCGGGAAGTAGGCTCCAGCGCCGTGGCTGCCCTGGAGTATCAAGGCCTGCACGGGGTGCTGGCGATCGGCAGCCGCGACCCGCAGCACTACAAGAGCAGCGTCGGCACCCTGTTCCTCGGCTATATCGCCGAAGTACTTGGCCGCGTTGTACCGCGCGTTACCCAGACCCTGCGCCCGGTGCGCTGA